In one window of Polaromonas naphthalenivorans CJ2 DNA:
- a CDS encoding IS110 family RNA-guided transposase yields the protein MNATTVAVDLAKSVFQLAVADASWRVVETHRLTRTQFERWFVNRDVSLVIMEACGSAHHWARWLNGLGIEVRLLPAQYVRAYVKRNKTDAADAAALLEAARASDIRPVRIKSVEQQALQGMHRIRSLWMGTRTSRINALRGFCREFGIAIPVGARTGIEAISRVLADPHTAVPDLIRGTAKLLIEEIRLLEARIAQLERELASLARLCPACTTLLSIPGIGLLTATAMVAATSGDVSHFKDARHFSSWFGLTPKEYSSGNSRYLGRISKKGDRYLRMLLTHGARSVLRAAKVAEGSGKEVCGVRRWALDVQTRGNHNKAACALANKLARICYATLRDKEPFDEGQRLNKKINRESFVMPA from the coding sequence ATGAATGCTACTACCGTTGCCGTCGATCTTGCAAAGTCCGTTTTCCAGCTCGCCGTCGCCGATGCGTCTTGGCGGGTCGTGGAAACACACCGCCTTACGCGTACCCAGTTCGAGCGCTGGTTCGTCAACCGGGATGTGAGTCTGGTCATCATGGAAGCCTGCGGCTCGGCCCACCACTGGGCACGCTGGCTCAATGGTCTGGGCATTGAGGTTCGACTACTCCCAGCCCAGTACGTCCGTGCCTATGTCAAACGCAACAAGACCGATGCTGCCGATGCAGCGGCGCTGCTCGAAGCCGCCCGGGCGTCGGATATTCGCCCGGTACGAATCAAGTCAGTCGAGCAACAGGCACTGCAAGGCATGCACCGCATCCGCAGCTTGTGGATGGGAACGCGTACCTCGCGCATCAATGCCTTGCGTGGTTTTTGCCGGGAGTTTGGCATTGCGATTCCCGTAGGCGCGCGCACTGGCATCGAAGCCATCAGTCGGGTGCTGGCTGACCCCCATACTGCGGTGCCCGATCTGATTCGGGGGACAGCCAAATTGCTGATTGAAGAAATACGCCTGCTCGAAGCTCGCATTGCTCAACTGGAGCGCGAACTGGCATCCCTGGCCAGGCTGTGCCCGGCATGCACCACGCTGCTCTCGATACCAGGCATTGGCTTGCTCACGGCCACTGCAATGGTGGCGGCTACATCTGGCGATGTCAGTCACTTCAAGGACGCACGGCATTTCTCCAGTTGGTTTGGCTTGACGCCCAAGGAGTACAGCTCGGGCAATAGCCGTTACCTGGGGCGCATTTCCAAGAAGGGAGATCGCTATCTACGAATGCTGCTCACTCACGGGGCCAGAAGTGTGCTGCGTGCCGCCAAGGTGGCTGAGGGTTCCGGCAAAGAAGTTTGTGGTGTGCGCCGTTGGGCGCTGGATGTGCAGACCAGGGGCAACCACAACAAGGCGGCTTGTGCGCTGGCCAACAAGCTGGCGCGGATTTGCTATGCCACGCTCAGAGACAAGGAGCCGTTTGATGAAGGCCAGCGGCTGAACAAGAAGATCAACAGGGAGAGCTTTGTGATGCCGGCCTGA
- a CDS encoding phasin family protein — MNNAAEQFIATNKANLQSLTDLTTQAFAGVEKLVELNMAASKAALSESFTHVQTVMAIKDPKELMALQSGLLKPMADKTAAYAQHLQTIVTDSGAEFTKAVEAKTAEAQKAFGDVLENLTKNAPAGSETIVTAFKDALSSGQNAIESVQTQTKKAVETAQSNFTAAATQASDAVKKVTKSA; from the coding sequence ATGAACAACGCCGCCGAACAATTCATCGCCACCAACAAAGCCAACCTGCAATCGCTGACCGACCTGACCACCCAGGCTTTTGCCGGCGTCGAAAAGCTGGTCGAGTTGAACATGGCCGCCTCCAAGGCTGCCTTGAGCGAATCCTTCACCCATGTCCAGACCGTCATGGCGATCAAGGATCCGAAAGAACTGATGGCTCTGCAATCCGGCCTGCTCAAGCCCATGGCCGACAAGACCGCCGCCTATGCCCAGCACCTGCAAACCATCGTGACTGACAGCGGCGCCGAATTCACCAAAGCCGTTGAAGCCAAGACGGCCGAAGCACAAAAGGCGTTCGGCGACGTGCTGGAAAACCTGACCAAGAACGCGCCTGCCGGCAGCGAAACGATCGTGACCGCCTTCAAGGATGCACTCAGCTCCGGTCAAAACGCCATTGAGTCGGTTCAGACGCAAACCAAAAAAGCGGTTGAAACGGCCCAGTCGAACTTCACGGCCGCTGCCACCCAGGCATCCGACGCGGTCAAGAAAGTCACCAAGTCGGCTTGA
- a CDS encoding BrnT family toxin produces the protein MKIEFDASKNDRNIHERSLSFECAADFDFNTAIVQQDVRKPYPEVRFVALGFLDARLHVLCFTPIDGGIRVISFRKANSREIRSYEQTRPTY, from the coding sequence ATGAAAATTGAGTTCGACGCCAGCAAGAACGACCGGAACATCCATGAGCGAAGCCTGTCGTTTGAGTGTGCCGCCGACTTTGATTTCAACACCGCCATCGTGCAGCAGGATGTGCGCAAACCGTACCCCGAAGTTCGCTTCGTGGCGCTTGGTTTTCTGGATGCACGGCTGCATGTGCTGTGCTTCACGCCGATTGATGGCGGCATCCGCGTCATCAGTTTTCGCAAGGCCAACTCTCGGGAGATCAGAAGTTATGAACAAACGCGCCCCACTTATTGA
- a CDS encoding magnesium transporter CorA family protein, with protein sequence MPIESHPACVRQFRQILLWPLRLMPVRGSEGQQAKPWQLLADMGEASPWREVVDEYTGGSGRFKERHYNEFVSFLPFVQRFLYGEGRPKGTEATAGSPMRVFRRSDVSAMRAVPHPGAPPMTLDIAHVDLYFFLDVDLVLLYVEVSASDLTLAQAQDLLYRFGRGYPASWDASGNAQHCLLDAEWLGHEGQVLARSDAGQRDIFMDHVSSHRAPRVAAHWAWLLQPLVGDHSGQAGNLRYRQIEYYRMPQLAFLALDNPQALSRADLIRLGLVTGPAASSHDTRLPYAQEHLADFEKRYCYDRFWTDSGAAPNTRYVCTGHTLLVLGDAQSPFFVCPERGVLAQFRHQHFLLFLIAHFQKAALLMFSDRLAEALKNLDITDTASVRRFKRTIRDSFAGFLRFTHRYWFHEVSEQAQVRALFRMCAGHLELDPLYKEVKERIAEMNQYLDADSLRRQANTVVRLTVVTIFGLIGTVTTGFLGMNLLAEAEAPLSRKLSIFAVVFVLTMALTIYTMVKSKRLSDFLDVLSDERASPWQKVKALALVWGRAGD encoded by the coding sequence ATGCCTATTGAATCCCACCCAGCCTGCGTGCGGCAGTTCCGCCAGATCCTGCTGTGGCCCTTGCGCCTGATGCCGGTTCGGGGTTCGGAGGGCCAGCAGGCCAAGCCCTGGCAACTGCTGGCGGACATGGGCGAGGCCTCGCCCTGGCGTGAAGTGGTGGATGAATACACCGGCGGCAGCGGCCGCTTCAAGGAACGCCACTACAACGAATTCGTGAGCTTTCTTCCCTTTGTGCAGCGCTTCCTCTACGGCGAAGGGCGCCCCAAAGGCACAGAGGCGACGGCAGGCTCGCCGATGCGGGTGTTTCGCCGCAGCGATGTCAGCGCCATGCGTGCGGTGCCGCACCCGGGGGCGCCGCCGATGACGCTCGATATCGCCCATGTGGACCTTTACTTTTTCCTCGACGTGGACCTGGTGCTGCTCTATGTCGAGGTCAGCGCCAGCGACCTGACGCTGGCCCAGGCGCAGGACTTGCTGTACCGCTTTGGCCGGGGCTATCCGGCAAGCTGGGACGCTAGCGGCAATGCGCAGCACTGCCTGCTTGACGCCGAATGGCTGGGCCACGAGGGCCAGGTGCTGGCCCGCTCGGATGCCGGCCAGCGCGACATCTTCATGGACCATGTCAGCAGCCACCGCGCGCCCCGCGTCGCCGCCCACTGGGCCTGGCTGCTGCAGCCCCTGGTGGGCGACCATTCCGGCCAGGCCGGGAACCTGCGCTATCGGCAAATCGAGTACTACCGGATGCCGCAGCTGGCCTTTCTGGCACTGGACAACCCGCAGGCGCTGAGCCGCGCCGACCTGATCCGCCTCGGGCTGGTGACCGGACCGGCCGCGTCAAGCCATGACACCCGCCTGCCGTATGCCCAAGAGCACCTGGCCGACTTCGAAAAGCGCTATTGCTATGACCGTTTCTGGACCGACAGCGGCGCCGCGCCCAACACCCGTTATGTGTGCACCGGGCATACGCTGCTGGTGCTGGGCGATGCGCAAAGCCCGTTTTTCGTCTGCCCGGAACGCGGCGTGCTGGCGCAGTTCCGGCACCAGCATTTCCTGCTGTTCCTGATTGCCCATTTCCAGAAAGCGGCCTTGCTGATGTTCTCGGACCGGCTGGCCGAAGCCCTGAAAAACCTGGACATCACCGACACCGCCAGCGTGCGCCGCTTCAAGCGCACGATACGCGATAGCTTTGCCGGTTTTTTGCGCTTCACGCACCGCTACTGGTTTCACGAGGTGTCCGAACAGGCCCAGGTGCGCGCGCTGTTTCGCATGTGCGCCGGCCACCTTGAGCTGGACCCGCTGTACAAGGAGGTCAAGGAGCGGATTGCCGAAATGAACCAGTACCTGGACGCCGACAGCCTGCGCCGCCAGGCCAACACCGTGGTGCGGCTGACGGTGGTGACCATCTTTGGCCTGATCGGCACGGTGACCACCGGCTTTCTGGGCATGAATCTGCTGGCCGAGGCCGAAGCCCCATTGAGCCGCAAACTGTCGATCTTTGCCGTCGTCTTCGTGCTGACCATGGCATTGACCATCTACACCATGGTCAAGTCAAAACGCCTGTCGGACTTTCTGGACGTGCTGTCGGACGAACGCGCCAGCCCGTGGCAAAAAGTCAAGGCGCTGGCGCTGGTGTGGGGGCGGGCCGGGGATTGA
- a CDS encoding ATP-binding protein, with protein sequence MLTRKILATVRQALSRQASVALIGPRQVGKTTLALQIGEEQNALYLDLEDIQERDKLINAAVFLSAYEDRLVILDEIHRVPDLFLTLRGLIDQGRRRGQRTGRFLLLGSASLDLMRQSGESLAGRISYIDMTPLSVLEVPAEAIENLWVRGGFPDGFLAPGEQQSLSWRKDLLRTYLERDVPMFGARIPAETLRRFWTMLAHNQGSLINASRLAAGLEVSSQTVSRYTDLLVDLLLVRRLQPYPVNVGKRLVKSPKVYIRDSGLLHALLNIADRNALLGHPVVGASWEGFVIENLINAAPAFTVPGFYRTSGGAEIDLLLELPGGERWAIEVKRSRAAKPARGFYEACEDLKPARRFVVHAGLERYPISEDVQAIGVRELADNLSRLEM encoded by the coding sequence ATGTTAACCAGAAAAATCCTAGCAACTGTCCGCCAAGCGCTGTCTCGCCAAGCCTCCGTGGCCTTGATTGGCCCGCGTCAGGTGGGCAAAACCACCTTGGCGCTCCAGATTGGCGAGGAGCAAAACGCGCTTTACCTTGATCTTGAAGACATTCAAGAACGAGACAAGTTGATTAACGCGGCGGTCTTTTTGTCGGCGTATGAAGACCGGCTTGTGATTCTGGACGAAATTCACCGGGTGCCCGACTTGTTTCTGACCCTGCGGGGCCTGATTGACCAAGGCCGGCGCCGGGGGCAGCGCACCGGGCGCTTCCTGCTGCTCGGCTCTGCATCGCTCGACCTGATGCGCCAAAGCGGCGAAAGTCTGGCCGGGCGTATCAGCTACATCGACATGACGCCGTTAAGTGTTCTGGAGGTGCCTGCCGAAGCGATTGAAAATTTGTGGGTACGCGGTGGCTTTCCTGACGGTTTTCTGGCGCCAGGCGAGCAGCAAAGCCTGAGTTGGCGCAAAGACCTGCTCAGAACTTATCTCGAACGCGACGTGCCCATGTTTGGCGCGCGCATTCCGGCAGAAACCTTGCGCCGGTTCTGGACCATGCTGGCACACAACCAGGGCAGCTTGATCAACGCATCACGCCTGGCCGCAGGCCTTGAAGTCAGCAGCCAGACAGTGAGCCGTTACACCGATTTGCTGGTGGATTTACTGCTGGTGCGACGCCTCCAGCCCTACCCCGTCAACGTGGGCAAGCGCCTGGTGAAGTCGCCCAAGGTTTATATCCGTGACAGCGGGTTGCTTCATGCACTGCTCAATATTGCCGACAGGAACGCCTTGCTGGGACACCCGGTGGTCGGGGCAAGCTGGGAAGGCTTTGTCATTGAAAATCTGATCAATGCCGCGCCAGCATTCACCGTACCGGGGTTTTACCGCACCTCCGGCGGCGCCGAAATTGATCTGCTGCTGGAACTGCCAGGCGGCGAGCGCTGGGCGATTGAAGTGAAACGCAGCCGCGCCGCCAAGCCTGCCCGAGGATTTTATGAAGCCTGTGAAGACCTGAAACCCGCCAGACGTTTTGTGGTTCACGCCGGGCTAGAGCGTTACCCCATCAGCGAAGATGTGCAAGCGATTGGGGTGCGCGAGCTGGCTGACAACTTGTCCCGGCTGGAAATGTAG
- a CDS encoding response regulator yields MRLLLVEDDAMIGEAVLQVLRAEHYAVDWVRDGVMADAALRSEQYDLVLLDLGLPKRDGLDVLRALRARRASVPVLVATARDAVGDRIAGLDAGADDYVVKPYDIDELLARIRALLRRSAGRGEPVFEHKGVSLNPATREATVHGQPVSLSAREWAVLEPLLARPGAVLSRAQLEEKLFSWKDDVSSNAVEVYIHGVRKKLGNDFIQTVRGLGYVVPKE; encoded by the coding sequence ATGCGCCTGCTGCTGGTAGAAGACGACGCCATGATCGGCGAGGCGGTGCTGCAGGTGCTGCGCGCCGAGCATTACGCCGTGGACTGGGTGCGCGATGGCGTCATGGCCGACGCGGCGCTGCGCAGCGAACAATACGACCTGGTGCTGCTCGACTTGGGCCTGCCCAAGCGCGACGGCCTGGACGTGCTGCGCGCGCTGCGCGCCCGGCGCGCGAGCGTTCCGGTGCTGGTCGCCACGGCGCGCGATGCCGTCGGCGACCGCATCGCCGGGCTCGATGCCGGCGCCGACGACTACGTGGTCAAGCCCTACGACATCGACGAGCTGCTGGCGCGCATTCGCGCCCTGCTGCGCCGCAGCGCCGGCCGGGGCGAGCCGGTGTTCGAGCACAAGGGTGTGAGCCTGAACCCGGCCACCCGCGAAGCCACGGTGCACGGCCAGCCGGTGTCGCTCTCGGCGCGCGAATGGGCGGTGCTGGAGCCGCTGCTGGCCCGCCCCGGCGCGGTGCTGTCGCGCGCCCAGCTGGAAGAAAAGCTGTTCAGCTGGAAGGACGATGTCAGCAGCAACGCGGTCGAGGTGTATATCCACGGCGTTCGCAAAAAGCTCGGCAACGACTTCATCCAGACCGTTCGCGGCCTGGGTTACGTGGTGCCCAAGGAATGA
- a CDS encoding ATP-binding protein, with product MSGAHSLRHRLLGFVLVAILLAAVLQAVTAYRGALRQADAMFDDHLQQMARSLQGGIPLGLPQAGAEDDPGYDLYVQIWGQDGTQIFRSTRSALPPRAVLGFSDVEAHGNRYRVYTLQTPLQTVQIAQDLSARTARARALALRAVLPFAWLTPLLMLAVWWIIKRSLAPIERTRRVVASRAADDFSPLDAAGLPDEVRPLVDELNLLFGRVRHAFETQKNFVADAAHELRSPLTALKLQAQTLRRLDADPAAREAGIARLNQGIDRAIRGVEQLLLLAREEAGPDQGAGTAARVDLRQVVQLAVADVLPQARHKQIDLGVAENPSAQGVQAMPEVSGQLEALRILLRNLLENAVKYTPPGGQVDVSLEPRQGQPVLTVEDSGPGIAPENRPRVFDRFFRASDTAQETGSGLGLAIVKAIADRHGAMLALDASERLGGLKVEVYFAPARAV from the coding sequence ATGAGCGGCGCCCATTCCTTGCGCCACCGCCTGCTGGGCTTCGTGCTGGTGGCGATCTTGCTGGCCGCCGTGCTGCAGGCCGTCACCGCCTACCGGGGCGCGCTGCGGCAGGCCGATGCGATGTTCGACGACCACCTGCAGCAGATGGCGCGCTCGCTTCAAGGCGGCATTCCGCTCGGACTGCCGCAAGCCGGGGCCGAAGACGATCCGGGCTATGACCTGTATGTGCAGATCTGGGGCCAGGACGGCACGCAGATTTTCCGCTCCACCCGCTCGGCCCTGCCGCCGCGCGCGGTGCTGGGTTTTTCGGATGTCGAGGCGCACGGCAACCGCTACCGGGTGTACACGCTGCAAACGCCGCTGCAAACCGTGCAGATCGCGCAAGACCTGAGCGCCCGCACGGCCAGAGCCCGCGCACTGGCGCTGCGGGCGGTGCTGCCGTTTGCCTGGCTCACGCCGCTCCTGATGCTGGCGGTCTGGTGGATCATCAAGCGCTCGCTGGCGCCGATAGAGCGCACGCGCCGCGTCGTCGCCAGCCGCGCCGCCGATGATTTTTCGCCGCTCGATGCCGCCGGCCTGCCCGACGAGGTGCGGCCGCTGGTCGATGAACTCAACTTGCTGTTTGGCCGCGTGCGCCATGCCTTCGAGACGCAGAAGAATTTTGTCGCCGATGCCGCGCATGAACTGCGCTCGCCCCTGACCGCGCTCAAGCTGCAGGCGCAAACCCTGCGCCGCCTGGACGCCGACCCGGCCGCGCGCGAAGCCGGCATCGCGCGCCTCAACCAAGGCATAGACCGAGCGATTCGAGGCGTCGAACAACTGCTGCTGCTGGCGCGCGAGGAAGCCGGCCCGGACCAGGGCGCCGGCACCGCCGCACGGGTCGATTTGCGCCAGGTCGTCCAGCTGGCCGTGGCCGATGTCCTGCCGCAGGCGCGGCACAAGCAGATTGACCTCGGCGTGGCCGAAAACCCGTCGGCGCAGGGAGTGCAGGCCATGCCCGAAGTCAGCGGCCAGCTTGAGGCCCTGCGCATCCTGCTGCGCAACCTGCTCGAAAACGCCGTCAAGTACACGCCGCCGGGCGGCCAGGTCGATGTGTCGCTGGAACCGCGGCAAGGCCAGCCGGTGCTGACGGTGGAGGACAGCGGACCCGGCATCGCGCCGGAAAACCGCCCGCGCGTGTTTGACCGCTTTTTTCGCGCCAGCGACACGGCGCAGGAAACCGGCAGCGGCCTGGGGCTGGCCATCGTCAAGGCGATTGCCGACCGGCACGGCGCGATGCTGGCGCTGGACGCTTCCGAACGCCTGGGCGGCCTGAAGGTCGAGGTGTACTTTGCGCCGGCCCGGGCGGTTTAA
- a CDS encoding DegQ family serine endoprotease, protein MKSTALSNTRLIAALLAAGAIGGAGVGAFNMAHTPAIAALSAPAVSTAATPMALPDFSQITERYGPSVVNISVTGSTKVSNDSPLAQGGGDDEEGDPLLGSPLGELFRRFQQGQGQRPGAGRGGAPEEMPTRGQGSGFIVSGDGIILTNAHVVRGAKEVTVKLTDRREFRAKVLGADARTDIAVLKIAASNLPVATLGKTSDLKVGEWVLAIGSPFGFENTVTAGVVSAKGRSLPDDSAVPFIQTDVAINPGNSGGPLFNARGEVVGINSQIYSRSGGYQGVSFAIPIDVATKIKNQIVATGKVEHARLGVSVQEVNQAFADSFKLDKPEGALVSMVEKGSPADKAGLQPGDVIRQVNGQPIVSSGDLPAVIGLAAPGDSIKLDVWRQGAAKEITARLANADDKAAQVASKKEAPGQGKLGLALRPLQPDEQQEAGIDSGLLVQQASGPAALAGVQAGDVLLSINGVPVKSIDQVRATVAKSQKSVALLILRGDTRIFVPVNLG, encoded by the coding sequence ATGAAATCCACTGCTTTGAGCAATACCCGGCTGATCGCGGCGCTGCTGGCCGCAGGCGCCATTGGCGGGGCCGGAGTCGGCGCATTCAACATGGCGCACACACCGGCCATCGCAGCCCTGTCAGCCCCGGCCGTCAGCACGGCCGCCACGCCCATGGCCCTGCCCGACTTCTCGCAGATCACCGAACGCTACGGCCCGTCGGTGGTCAACATCAGCGTGACCGGCAGCACCAAGGTTTCCAACGACTCCCCGCTGGCGCAGGGCGGCGGTGACGATGAAGAAGGCGACCCGCTGCTGGGCAGCCCGCTGGGCGAATTGTTCCGCCGCTTCCAGCAGGGCCAGGGCCAGCGTCCCGGCGCGGGCCGGGGCGGAGCGCCCGAGGAAATGCCGACGCGCGGCCAGGGTTCGGGCTTCATCGTCAGCGGCGACGGCATCATCCTGACCAATGCCCATGTGGTGCGCGGCGCCAAGGAAGTCACCGTCAAGCTGACCGACCGGCGTGAATTCCGCGCCAAGGTGCTGGGCGCCGACGCCAGGACCGACATCGCCGTGCTGAAGATCGCCGCCAGCAACCTGCCGGTCGCCACGCTGGGCAAGACCAGCGACCTCAAGGTCGGCGAATGGGTGCTGGCCATCGGCTCACCCTTCGGTTTCGAAAACACGGTGACCGCCGGCGTCGTCAGCGCCAAGGGCCGCTCGCTGCCCGACGACAGCGCCGTGCCCTTCATCCAGACCGATGTCGCCATCAACCCCGGCAACTCGGGCGGCCCGCTGTTCAACGCGCGCGGCGAAGTGGTCGGCATCAACTCGCAAATCTACAGCCGCAGCGGCGGCTACCAGGGCGTGTCGTTCGCCATCCCGATTGACGTGGCGACCAAGATCAAGAACCAGATCGTCGCCACCGGCAAGGTCGAGCATGCGCGGCTGGGCGTGTCGGTGCAGGAAGTCAACCAGGCGTTCGCCGATTCCTTCAAGCTCGACAAGCCCGAAGGCGCGCTGGTGTCAATGGTTGAAAAAGGCAGCCCGGCCGACAAGGCGGGCCTGCAGCCGGGCGACGTGATCCGCCAAGTCAACGGCCAGCCGATTGTCTCGTCGGGCGACCTGCCGGCGGTGATTGGCCTGGCGGCGCCGGGCGACAGCATCAAGCTCGATGTCTGGCGCCAGGGCGCGGCCAAGGAAATCACGGCGCGGCTGGCCAATGCCGACGACAAGGCCGCGCAGGTCGCCAGCAAGAAAGAGGCGCCCGGCCAGGGCAAGCTGGGCCTCGCGCTGCGTCCGCTGCAGCCCGACGAACAGCAGGAAGCTGGCATTGACAGCGGCCTGCTGGTCCAGCAGGCCAGCGGCCCGGCGGCGCTGGCCGGCGTGCAGGCGGGCGACGTGCTGCTGTCGATCAACGGCGTTCCCGTGAAAAGCATCGACCAGGTGCGCGCCACCGTGGCCAAGTCGCAAAAATCAGTGGCGCTGCTGATTTTGCGCGGCGACACCCGGATTTTCGTGCCGGTGAATTTGGGCTGA